The following proteins are encoded in a genomic region of Rattus rattus isolate New Zealand chromosome 2, Rrattus_CSIRO_v1, whole genome shotgun sequence:
- the Lbx1 gene encoding transcription factor LBX1, translating into MTSKEDGKAAPGEERRRSPLDHLPPPANSNKPLTPFSIEDILNKPSVRRSYSLCGAAHLLAAADKHAPGGLPLAGRALLSQTSPLCALEELASKTFKGLEVSVLQAAEGRDGMTIFGQRQTPKKRRKSRTAFTNHQIYELEKRFLYQKYLSPADRDQIAQQLGLTNAQVITWFQNRRAKLKRDLEEMKADVESAKKLGPSGQMDIVALAELEQNSEASGGGGGGGCGRAKSRPGSPALPPGAPQAPGGGPLQLSPASPLTDQRASSQDCSEDEEDEEIDVDD; encoded by the exons ATGACTTCCAAGGAGGACGGCAAGGCGGCGCCGGGGGAGGAGCGGCGGCGCAGCCCTCTGGACCACCTGCCGCCGCCCGCCAACTCCAACAAGCCGCTGACGCCGTTCAGCATCGAGGACATCCTCAACAAGCCGTCCGTGCGGAGAAGTTACTCGCTGTGTGGGGCGGCGCACCTGCTGGCGGCCGCGGACAAGCACGCGCCGGGCGGCTTGCCCCTGGCGGGCCGCGCTCTGCTCTCGCAGACCTCGCCGCTGTGCGCCTTGGAGGAGCTCGCCAGCAAGACCTTTAAGGGGCTGGAGGTCAGCGTCCTGCAGGCAGCCGAAG GCCGCGATGGGATGACCATCTTTGGGCAGAGGCAGACGCCCAAGAAACGGCGAAAATCACGCACGGCCTTCACCAACCATCAGATATACGAATTGGAGAAACGCTTTCTATACCAGAAGTACCTGTCCCCTGCAGACCGCGACCAAATTGCGCAGCAGCTGGGCCTCACCAACGCACAGGTCATCACCTGGTTCCAGAATCGGCGCGCCAAGCTCAAGCGGGATCTGGAGGAGATGAAGGCCGACGTGGAGTCTGCCAAGAAACTGGGCCCCAGCGGGCAGATGGACATCGTGGCACTGGCCGAACTCGAGCAGAACTCGGAGGCttcgggcggcggcggcggcggtggctgCGGCAGAGCCAAGTCTAGGCCGGGTTCTCCGGCGCTCCCCCCAGGCGCCCCGCAGGCCCCGGGCGGTGGGCCCTTGCAGCTCTCGCCCGCCTCTCCGCTCACGGACCAGCGGGCCAGCAGCCAGGACTGCTCAGAGGATGAGGAAGACGAAGAGATCGACGTGGACGATTGA